The Shewanella sp. NFH-SH190041 genome has a window encoding:
- a CDS encoding 4Fe-4S dicluster domain-containing protein, whose amino-acid sequence MSENLERRRFLKGVGACSLLMAPLGCTSVKEDSEAGYKPHYVMVFDQNKCVGCGECKLACNQANDLPEGVSKVLLEQQSGRVEGQPCPHCGKMQCDCERKFVRVSCQQCKNAPCVAVCPTGAAHKDPKTGIVTMDDSKCAGCKYCIGACPYNARFINAKTDVADNCDFCLEGKLAKGELPACVQACRYDALVFGDANDPNSFVSRLLAVKDSVRIKAHMGTEPSLRYIPIVKLGV is encoded by the coding sequence GTGAGTGAAAATCTAGAGAGACGGCGGTTTCTTAAAGGGGTTGGCGCCTGTTCTCTACTGATGGCACCTCTGGGTTGCACATCAGTGAAAGAGGACAGTGAGGCGGGTTACAAACCTCATTACGTAATGGTGTTCGATCAGAACAAATGTGTGGGCTGTGGCGAGTGTAAGCTGGCCTGTAATCAGGCCAATGATTTGCCGGAAGGCGTTTCTAAAGTGCTGTTAGAGCAGCAGTCAGGTCGGGTGGAAGGTCAGCCTTGTCCGCACTGTGGCAAAATGCAGTGTGACTGTGAACGTAAGTTCGTGCGTGTGTCTTGCCAGCAGTGTAAAAACGCCCCTTGTGTGGCGGTGTGCCCAACTGGTGCGGCCCATAAAGATCCCAAAACTGGCATTGTCACTATGGATGATTCCAAGTGTGCGGGATGTAAATATTGCATCGGCGCTTGTCCGTACAATGCGCGCTTTATCAATGCGAAGACAGATGTTGCCGACAACTGTGATTTCTGTCTGGAAGGTAAATTGGCTAAAGGCGAGTTGCCAGCTTGTGTGCAGGCCTGCCGCTATGATGCGCTGGTATTTGGTGATGCCAATGACCCGAACTCCTTTGTTAGCCGCCTGTTGGCCGTGAAGGACTCGGTGCGTATTAAAGCGCATATGGGCACAGAACCCAGCCTGCGTTATATCCCAATCGTGAAACTGGGGGTTTAA
- a CDS encoding tetratricopeptide repeat protein — MMELAGVMACVLGSVVLLLWGHHCCFQRRSLATAAAQTVRASTPQFIPVLLSAFVVVLSVVIYSTTGRFSDWNSGRVDENIDYLLAADITKGRQALEQTPDDEIALLNLAQSYAAGGMYADAVTTLEQLLQLTGEDAELLGMQATAMYYRDERTIAPQTGIIIGRALALHREELQTRLLLATDAYLKGEYAKAIEHWQILLENRQQPVNRTAINNAILKAQNKLNPQG, encoded by the coding sequence ATGATGGAACTGGCCGGAGTAATGGCATGTGTGTTGGGCAGTGTGGTGCTGCTGCTGTGGGGGCATCACTGTTGTTTTCAGCGCCGCAGCCTGGCCACGGCTGCCGCTCAGACCGTCAGGGCTTCCACCCCGCAATTTATCCCTGTGTTGCTCAGTGCCTTCGTGGTGGTACTGAGTGTGGTGATATACAGCACGACTGGCCGTTTCAGCGACTGGAACAGTGGCCGGGTTGATGAAAATATCGATTATCTGTTGGCTGCGGATATCACCAAGGGACGTCAGGCGTTAGAACAAACGCCAGATGATGAGATTGCATTACTGAATTTAGCCCAATCTTATGCCGCAGGTGGCATGTATGCCGATGCGGTGACAACGCTGGAGCAACTGCTGCAGTTGACTGGTGAAGATGCTGAACTGCTGGGGATGCAGGCAACAGCCATGTATTACCGGGATGAGCGCACCATTGCGCCACAGACAGGCATCATCATTGGCCGTGCCTTAGCGTTGCATCGGGAAGAGTTACAGACCCGTTTGCTGCTGGCCACAGATGCTTATCTGAAAGGAGAGTACGCCAAAGCAATTGAACACTGGCAAATTCTGCTAGAAAACCGCCAGCAGCCAGTAAATAGAACGGCTATCAATAATGCGATTTTAAAAGCGCAGAACAAACTGAACCCGCAGGGCTGA
- a CDS encoding SGNH/GDSL hydrolase family protein — MTWFFRLTAWVALTLCLPLQAAEINRIIVFGDSLSDTGKMYHKMKGYLPSSPPYFEGRFSNGPVWTDLIGSNLEKNIPLINEAEGGATAVNYHALSSHPQYKVINHLGFEIDQFEKHNHFTGSDLVVIWMGANDYLAYRWNSEKDAEQVMSSLFTQIARLSVQGVNHIMLVNLPDLGTSPQAVEAGIVREESHIAQYHNRRLSEVVATLYNPEKVKVFDIASQFNDIMLSPQDYGLQDVTTPCYDGGYWWKPFSSYGAVLENAEQIKRDAINNNPLLAQASVDTAANFASSFSPVTCQGHLFWDKVHPTFDVHRIIAARMAGFINQQYLQQ, encoded by the coding sequence ATGACATGGTTTTTCAGATTGACGGCCTGGGTCGCATTGACCTTGTGTTTACCTCTACAGGCTGCCGAAATTAATCGAATAATTGTTTTTGGTGATAGTCTCTCTGATACTGGCAAGATGTATCATAAAATGAAGGGCTATCTACCATCCAGCCCGCCATATTTTGAAGGTCGATTTTCTAACGGTCCAGTTTGGACAGATTTAATCGGCAGTAACCTAGAAAAAAATATTCCATTGATCAATGAAGCTGAGGGGGGCGCGACGGCTGTTAATTATCATGCTCTGAGTTCTCATCCTCAATATAAAGTGATTAATCATTTGGGTTTTGAAATTGATCAGTTTGAAAAACATAATCATTTTACAGGTAGTGATCTAGTCGTTATTTGGATGGGAGCGAATGACTATTTGGCCTATCGCTGGAATAGTGAAAAAGATGCTGAACAGGTTATGTCATCACTATTTACTCAGATTGCCAGATTATCAGTACAGGGTGTTAACCATATTATGTTAGTGAACCTCCCCGATCTAGGGACATCGCCTCAAGCCGTTGAAGCGGGTATTGTTCGTGAGGAAAGTCATATTGCGCAGTATCATAATCGTCGGCTCAGTGAGGTAGTGGCTACCTTGTATAATCCTGAAAAAGTGAAGGTATTTGATATTGCCTCACAATTTAATGACATTATGCTGTCGCCTCAGGATTATGGTTTACAAGATGTGACGACACCTTGTTATGACGGTGGTTACTGGTGGAAACCATTTTCCAGTTATGGCGCCGTACTTGAGAATGCGGAACAGATTAAGCGGGATGCGATTAATAACAACCCGCTATTGGCCCAAGCCTCTGTTGATACTGCTGCTAACTTTGCCAGCTCATTTTCACCAGTAACCTGTCAGGGACACTTATTCTGGGATAAAGTGCACCCCACTTTTGATGTGCATCGCATTATTGCTGCGCGGATGGCTGGTTTTATCAATCAGCAATATCTGCAGCAATAA
- a CDS encoding nitrous oxide reductase accessory protein NosL, translating to MKKLLPLMLLPFIWACGESSADEKSHAPVAIDAHDRCHICGMMITKYPGPKGELILKNTESVPKFCSSRDMFNFALQAENQRQIQAYYVHDAGKTDWAKPDDSAFIDAKTAYYVYAPQKKAVMGPAVAPFSSLEAAEKFAAEYGGRVMKFDDITLSLLSQKN from the coding sequence ATGAAAAAACTTCTGCCTCTGATGCTGTTGCCGTTTATCTGGGCCTGTGGTGAAAGTAGTGCTGATGAAAAGTCCCATGCGCCTGTGGCGATAGATGCACATGATCGTTGTCATATCTGCGGCATGATGATCACTAAATACCCGGGGCCTAAAGGTGAACTGATCCTGAAAAATACTGAATCAGTGCCTAAGTTTTGTTCCAGCCGGGATATGTTCAATTTTGCTTTGCAGGCAGAAAACCAACGGCAAATTCAGGCTTACTATGTGCATGATGCGGGTAAAACAGATTGGGCTAAGCCAGATGACAGTGCCTTTATTGACGCTAAAACCGCTTATTATGTGTATGCACCTCAGAAAAAAGCGGTAATGGGACCTGCTGTCGCCCCTTTCTCATCGCTGGAAGCTGCTGAAAAGTTTGCTGCAGAGTATGGTGGTCGGGTGATGAAGTTTGATGATATAACCTTATCCTTATTATCTCAGAAAAACTAA
- the kch gene encoding voltage-gated potassium channel protein, with translation MFLTSRLWQKSLSLWLELRHCLAALAVFLNGLVIFKTVWGMSVNLLSLFHIDSFTDMNWASMANGPWFLLGLFLMLNAFGLLFRARIAWAVSIVLLLITLVFTWHFYPQMTHSITLCLTTLLILLLLSKDFNRSSATAGGIFAFISFTVLLIYSTYGALYFGSGFHPAINDLMTAFYFSIVTMTTVGYGDIIPMTEPARLFTVSVIVAGITVFATSLTTVFGPLISGGLNKLLKGNQQKMNRKDHFIICGTSVMALGTISQLLNRGFHVTILTSEPEDNFAQIEQRAGTTLDILSGDCTDNALLEQAGINQCRALLALTDDDATNAFIVLSAKDLSPSTQTVLTVNDAKNMNKIRQVKADVVLSPQLFGSEILASIMAGEPLDNDKLVSMLLTSGHGLFDKNN, from the coding sequence TTGTTTTTAACATCCCGTCTCTGGCAAAAAAGCCTCAGCCTCTGGTTGGAGCTGCGCCACTGCCTAGCCGCACTAGCGGTTTTTCTTAATGGTCTGGTGATTTTTAAGACTGTCTGGGGCATGTCGGTCAACCTGCTCAGCTTATTTCATATTGACAGCTTTACCGATATGAACTGGGCCAGTATGGCCAATGGGCCTTGGTTTTTGCTTGGCCTGTTTTTGATGCTCAATGCCTTCGGGCTACTATTCCGGGCTCGTATCGCTTGGGCGGTCAGTATTGTGCTGTTGCTGATCACCTTGGTCTTTACCTGGCATTTTTACCCGCAAATGACCCACAGTATTACGCTATGTCTAACGACATTGCTGATTCTGCTACTACTGAGCAAAGACTTTAACCGCTCCAGTGCCACCGCAGGTGGTATTTTTGCCTTTATCAGTTTTACCGTATTACTGATTTATTCCACCTATGGCGCGCTGTATTTCGGCAGTGGATTTCATCCGGCCATCAATGATTTGATGACGGCATTTTATTTTTCTATCGTCACGATGACCACTGTCGGTTATGGCGACATTATTCCCATGACTGAACCTGCCAGACTATTTACTGTTTCGGTCATTGTTGCAGGCATTACTGTGTTTGCGACTTCTTTGACCACTGTCTTTGGTCCGCTTATCAGTGGTGGATTAAACAAACTTCTTAAAGGAAATCAGCAGAAGATGAACCGAAAAGATCATTTTATTATCTGCGGCACGTCTGTCATGGCATTGGGTACCATCTCCCAACTGCTGAATCGTGGCTTTCATGTCACTATTTTAACCAGCGAGCCTGAAGATAATTTTGCTCAGATCGAACAACGTGCCGGAACCACTCTGGATATCCTTTCTGGGGACTGTACTGATAATGCTTTGTTGGAGCAGGCCGGGATCAATCAATGCCGAGCCTTACTCGCGCTAACTGATGATGATGCCACCAATGCCTTTATTGTGCTGTCTGCCAAAGATCTTAGCCCCAGCACTCAAACCGTGCTCACGGTCAATGATGCAAAAAATATGAATAAGATCAGGCAGGTTAAGGCTGATGTTGTACTGTCACCCCAACTGTTTGGTAGTGAAATCCTCGCCAGTATTATGGCCGGAGAGCCGCTGGATAATGACAAACTGGTTTCCATGCTGCTGACATCCGGCCATGGCCTATTTGATAAAAACAACTAA
- the nrfD gene encoding NrfD/PsrC family molybdoenzyme membrane anchor subunit, with amino-acid sequence MDGTIEFTMGLSEGVAWPWPIAVYLFFAGISGGALTLALCLRFFKGQTENTPFLKAASLVSLVTIALGMICLVFDLTNPLFFWRILVFYNLNSVMSIGVIALSLYIPLVALVTLFALEEEVRSIKQLAFLVPVIDALRRFRRPAEQLTLVLALSVCAYTGFLISALIRFPLINTSVLPALFVASGLSAGGAAAKMLAVGLFRENLHSAEMKLLHGAEWPIMFFEALFIFMIAVSLMTGNAGGQLAFAAFHEGTWATLFWVGVVGIGFAGPLLLNFATGKTFSHSAKAFYLSGICAVSGMMCLRLFILYAGQHYAI; translated from the coding sequence ATGGACGGTACTATTGAGTTCACTATGGGCCTGTCTGAAGGGGTCGCCTGGCCTTGGCCTATCGCAGTATATCTGTTTTTCGCCGGTATCTCTGGCGGTGCGCTGACCCTGGCGTTGTGCCTGCGTTTCTTCAAGGGCCAGACAGAAAATACCCCATTTTTAAAGGCAGCCTCTTTGGTGTCTTTGGTGACCATCGCTCTGGGGATGATTTGTCTGGTATTTGACCTGACAAATCCGCTGTTCTTCTGGCGAATTTTGGTGTTCTACAACCTGAATTCCGTGATGAGCATCGGGGTTATTGCCCTGTCACTGTACATTCCGCTGGTGGCATTGGTGACCCTGTTTGCGCTGGAAGAAGAAGTCCGCAGTATCAAGCAACTGGCTTTCTTGGTACCGGTTATCGACGCCCTGCGCCGTTTCCGTCGCCCAGCTGAGCAGTTAACCCTGGTACTGGCACTGTCAGTGTGTGCTTATACCGGCTTCCTGATTTCCGCCCTGATCCGCTTCCCGCTGATTAACACTTCAGTGTTGCCAGCGCTGTTTGTGGCTTCTGGTTTGTCTGCCGGTGGTGCAGCAGCAAAGATGTTGGCGGTGGGGTTATTCCGGGAAAATCTGCACAGCGCAGAAATGAAGCTGCTACACGGCGCCGAATGGCCAATCATGTTCTTTGAAGCCCTATTCATCTTTATGATTGCGGTTTCCTTGATGACGGGTAACGCTGGTGGGCAACTGGCATTTGCTGCGTTCCATGAAGGCACATGGGCCACCTTGTTCTGGGTTGGTGTCGTCGGTATCGGTTTTGCCGGTCCGCTGCTATTGAACTTTGCTACCGGCAAAACCTTCAGCCACTCAGCCAAGGCGTTCTATCTGTCAGGTATTTGTGCTGTCAGCGGCATGATGTGTCTGCGTTTGTTTATCCTGTACGCGGGGCAGCATTACGCCATTTAA
- a CDS encoding multiheme c-type cytochrome — MKHWKNKTALGVLFCLGTVASATSWAAPKAGDPGYGNHQMGKSAQAVIANPDLTEESKGIKTLQDYIVQEKELFDFLFQNHPVFKYEEQNRLLGTYLISDRAAEYLDEGNSGKYSKHHGRPMAIQYRLGEKSILDFPNKFVGPEKCGECHAAQYEKWRRSRHAQTVRFPGEHPEVDNDLEKTMYNTKDTSILPDGITPDAIFATIGTPRTKYGYMDSWLVRGSYHVRDGLLKDGTGTLVAGANQFSRGWAEWLTPEKAKEIQKVIPSFPTTLEEIGLSGSHQWGMSSYGAKYEKEFLFQPASSYCEVCHTFKFDFKTKDEFFAALGNPEELRKHTISKGITCEECHGAGGHLDGGIGGGMPSNCERCHQRFNFIEELADTEQGKQKLEYAFNVKMKSSCPSCGTEGSQMFSSAHYDKGMRCSTCHDPHEVTGNDWQSNFTKPAMKKDCQDCHEPQRIIAENSKTHSDQTCQSCHMPNTGSCENFTGMQFPDMAGFDAVRRSHVWKIDVHPERKMLNPPEGKPRDAAVKGWTVAKDEDGHHYLDLMWTCARTSPSDADVVENKGCHSPFQSELEKGLHYEDQLEIYGEVQKWQKPVKDTFVQVEQAIERIDQLLEVTKLTTEQKTEVYMLTEKAQEALDLVKADGSWGVHGPRYTKKRLDAALTYVTQAQSIIDGSLTAKK; from the coding sequence ATGAAACATTGGAAAAACAAAACGGCGCTGGGCGTGTTGTTTTGTCTTGGCACGGTAGCCAGTGCAACTTCCTGGGCGGCACCGAAAGCTGGCGATCCAGGCTATGGTAACCATCAGATGGGCAAATCAGCTCAAGCTGTGATTGCCAATCCAGATCTGACTGAAGAAAGCAAAGGTATTAAAACGCTGCAGGACTATATCGTACAGGAAAAAGAACTATTCGATTTCCTGTTCCAGAATCACCCTGTTTTCAAATATGAAGAGCAAAATCGTCTGTTGGGTACTTATCTCATCTCTGACCGTGCTGCTGAATATCTGGATGAAGGTAACAGTGGTAAATACTCTAAGCACCACGGTCGCCCAATGGCCATTCAGTACCGTTTAGGTGAAAAATCCATTCTGGATTTCCCTAATAAGTTTGTTGGTCCTGAAAAATGTGGTGAGTGTCACGCTGCTCAGTATGAAAAATGGCGCCGTAGCCGTCACGCCCAGACAGTCCGTTTCCCAGGTGAACATCCTGAGGTAGACAATGATCTGGAAAAGACCATGTACAACACCAAAGATACCTCAATCTTACCTGACGGTATCACCCCTGATGCGATTTTCGCCACCATTGGTACCCCACGGACCAAGTACGGTTATATGGATAGCTGGCTGGTACGGGGTTCTTACCACGTACGTGATGGTTTGCTCAAAGACGGTACCGGTACTCTGGTCGCGGGTGCTAACCAGTTCTCCCGTGGTTGGGCTGAGTGGTTGACCCCTGAAAAAGCTAAAGAAATTCAGAAGGTGATCCCAAGTTTCCCAACGACTTTGGAAGAGATTGGTCTGTCCGGTTCTCACCAGTGGGGGATGAGCTCTTACGGTGCTAAATACGAGAAAGAATTCCTGTTCCAGCCTGCGTCTTCTTACTGTGAGGTGTGCCATACCTTCAAGTTTGACTTTAAGACCAAAGATGAGTTCTTCGCCGCACTGGGTAACCCAGAAGAATTGCGTAAGCACACTATCTCAAAAGGTATTACCTGCGAAGAGTGTCACGGCGCCGGTGGTCACTTGGACGGCGGTATCGGTGGCGGCATGCCATCTAACTGTGAACGTTGTCACCAGCGCTTTAACTTTATTGAAGAGCTAGCTGATACCGAGCAGGGTAAGCAGAAGTTGGAATATGCCTTTAATGTGAAGATGAAGTCTTCTTGCCCATCATGCGGTACTGAAGGTTCTCAGATGTTCTCATCTGCACACTATGACAAGGGGATGCGTTGTTCTACCTGTCACGACCCACACGAAGTGACCGGTAACGATTGGCAGTCAAACTTCACCAAGCCTGCGATGAAGAAAGACTGTCAGGATTGTCACGAGCCACAGCGAATCATTGCTGAAAATAGCAAGACGCACAGCGACCAAACTTGTCAGTCCTGTCACATGCCAAACACCGGTTCTTGTGAAAACTTCACTGGTATGCAGTTCCCTGATATGGCTGGTTTCGATGCCGTACGCCGGAGCCACGTGTGGAAGATTGATGTTCACCCAGAGCGCAAGATGCTGAACCCACCAGAAGGCAAGCCGCGTGATGCAGCGGTTAAAGGCTGGACTGTGGCGAAGGATGAAGACGGTCACCACTACCTCGACCTGATGTGGACCTGTGCGCGTACCTCACCATCTGATGCTGACGTAGTAGAGAACAAAGGCTGTCACAGCCCATTCCAGTCTGAACTGGAGAAAGGTCTGCACTATGAAGATCAGCTGGAAATCTACGGTGAAGTACAGAAGTGGCAGAAGCCAGTGAAAGATACCTTCGTTCAAGTTGAACAGGCGATTGAGCGTATCGATCAGCTGCTGGAAGTGACCAAGCTGACCACTGAGCAGAAGACCGAAGTCTACATGCTGACTGAAAAAGCTCAGGAAGCACTGGATCTGGTGAAGGCTGACGGCTCTTGGGGTGTTCATGGTCCGCGCTACACCAAGAAGCGTCTGGATGCTGCACTGACTTATGTTACCCAGGCTCAGTCCATCATTGATGGCTCTTTGACCGCCAAGAAGTAA
- a CDS encoding transcriptional regulator, translated as MLKLTSYLQLDEDLNLLVDLQTGTETPLTFSEAAVLAALLQQCDKVLGKEVLLAAGWPDRVVAPTSLTQCVSTLRKKLQPYDDIQLNTLARQGYQLQINEPQEELEVTSTASSLQTDASEEAPSSKRLPILLACVVLLVLLAIAAGYYWLNSADRWQHETSIPLNIGGQKGQAQLIYRLGTDRPAPWRWQKHIAPESNHIAGFGNFSAYAMADNGIYSLALCPGGDYRNCSGKGLMNIVAVDDKPAGLDMTKFLPLMQAMENRVSYNKIIIPEGMCKKSDVNEHNYQADVYFPVAGKLLERYDINMSLVYDTDKSGSFYFSSCLTDQDCLTAPIKYTFRGDFTQDKTKIGDWQVDAFHIQVKCKNLYNPEMINPSAAYFFRNIRKDDIQDDQLTFYRLYQNEASAIWIIPRMGNIVVWTKYQKVGL; from the coding sequence TTGTTAAAATTAACGTCATATCTTCAACTTGATGAAGATTTAAATCTGCTGGTTGATTTACAAACCGGCACTGAAACGCCTTTAACCTTTTCTGAAGCGGCAGTGCTGGCTGCCTTGTTGCAGCAGTGCGATAAAGTCTTAGGTAAAGAAGTCTTGCTGGCTGCCGGCTGGCCGGATCGGGTGGTTGCCCCTACGTCCTTGACCCAATGCGTCAGTACGTTGCGTAAAAAGTTGCAGCCCTATGACGATATTCAATTAAATACTTTGGCGCGTCAGGGGTATCAACTGCAAATCAATGAACCTCAAGAGGAACTTGAGGTCACATCGACAGCCTCTTCGCTGCAAACGGATGCCAGTGAGGAAGCGCCCTCATCGAAACGTTTACCGATATTGCTGGCCTGCGTTGTGTTGTTAGTGCTACTGGCTATCGCAGCGGGCTATTACTGGCTAAATAGTGCTGATCGCTGGCAGCATGAAACCAGTATTCCCTTAAATATTGGTGGCCAAAAAGGCCAAGCGCAACTGATCTATCGGCTGGGTACTGACAGGCCTGCGCCTTGGCGTTGGCAGAAACATATTGCGCCAGAAAGTAATCACATAGCAGGGTTTGGCAATTTCAGTGCTTATGCCATGGCTGATAACGGCATTTATTCTTTGGCACTGTGCCCAGGGGGGGATTACCGTAACTGCAGTGGCAAGGGATTGATGAATATTGTTGCGGTAGATGACAAACCCGCCGGACTGGATATGACCAAGTTTCTTCCGCTAATGCAGGCGATGGAAAACCGGGTCAGTTATAACAAAATTATTATTCCTGAAGGCATGTGTAAAAAGTCTGATGTTAATGAACACAATTATCAGGCGGATGTTTATTTCCCCGTCGCAGGGAAATTGCTGGAACGCTATGACATTAACATGTCTCTGGTTTATGACACAGATAAATCTGGTAGTTTTTATTTCTCATCTTGTTTAACGGATCAAGACTGTTTAACAGCACCGATTAAATATACTTTCCGGGGCGATTTTACCCAGGATAAAACTAAAATTGGTGATTGGCAGGTGGATGCATTCCATATTCAGGTGAAATGTAAAAACCTCTACAATCCAGAAATGATTAATCCATCTGCGGCGTATTTTTTCCGAAATATTCGTAAAGATGATATTCAAGATGATCAGCTAACCTTCTATCGTTTGTACCAAAATGAGGCCAGTGCTATTTGGATTATTCCGCGGATGGGCAATATTGTTGTGTGGACGAAATACCAAAAAGTAGGTTTATAG
- a CDS encoding FKBP-type peptidyl-prolyl cis-trans isomerase, giving the protein MKMFKKTFLATGIALLMSTTVGAVELKSDQDRESYALGSSVGKYMSNQIYNQLELGAEINMDNVVAGFVDALKNKSEISEEDVVTLLNQRLEFLNGKRDMLVAKQQAENKVAGEAFLIENKLKDGVTVTESGLQYEVLTMGSGNKPKAEDVVTVNFVGKLIDGTEFESTYSQNKPARVALMTLIEGWQEGLQLMPAGSTFRFTVPAALAYGKEGAGAVPPESTLVFDIELVKVEVQKDKVPTMGSMGGMMSAH; this is encoded by the coding sequence ATGAAAATGTTCAAAAAAACCTTCCTCGCTACCGGTATTGCCCTGCTGATGAGCACCACTGTTGGGGCGGTTGAACTCAAATCGGATCAAGACCGTGAGTCCTATGCCCTGGGATCGTCCGTGGGCAAGTATATGTCCAACCAAATCTATAACCAGCTGGAACTGGGCGCAGAGATCAATATGGACAATGTGGTGGCCGGCTTTGTTGATGCGCTGAAAAACAAGTCAGAAATCAGTGAAGAAGATGTGGTGACCCTGCTGAATCAACGATTGGAGTTTTTGAACGGCAAGCGCGATATGTTGGTGGCCAAGCAACAAGCGGAAAATAAAGTCGCTGGCGAAGCTTTCCTGATTGAAAACAAGCTAAAAGATGGCGTGACTGTAACTGAGTCTGGCTTGCAATACGAAGTACTGACCATGGGCAGCGGCAACAAGCCAAAAGCGGAAGATGTGGTGACAGTGAACTTCGTCGGTAAGTTGATTGACGGCACTGAGTTTGAATCCACTTACAGCCAGAACAAGCCTGCCCGTGTTGCACTGATGACCCTGATTGAAGGTTGGCAAGAAGGTCTGCAGCTGATGCCGGCTGGCTCAACATTCCGCTTTACCGTGCCTGCCGCGCTGGCCTATGGCAAAGAGGGCGCAGGCGCTGTACCACCAGAGTCTACCTTGGTGTTTGATATCGAGCTGGTCAAAGTGGAAGTGCAGAAAGACAAAGTGCCCACCATGGGCAGTATGGGCGGCATGATGTCCGCACATTAA
- a CDS encoding substrate-binding domain-containing protein, translated as MKNNKALTILLLLATLSGCANHNSLTEPEAEPNNDTVRAAVIGGMVYSGLWPEIVRRFEARTGYQVKTVKFGIRPQLATSLRMGQVDLLTMHSGDITTDLVADGYGINMRPWTRNDLVIWGPKSDPAHIRGLTSGIEAVKRIAATRSNWIDFRGIGPRELGHNLWHQAGIKPQGAWVLQDDLPGGRQLMTQVAAKNAYIITGRMPVLLGKWHADPQMEMLVDSDPTMRRPYIVMEANPARHSDVNSAGAKALADFLLSDEVQQFLLTFDGPVNDGVPLFYPVWPTLTR; from the coding sequence ATGAAAAATAATAAAGCATTAACTATTTTGCTGTTGCTGGCGACACTAAGTGGCTGCGCTAATCACAATTCGTTGACAGAGCCAGAAGCAGAGCCGAATAACGATACGGTCCGAGCAGCCGTTATTGGCGGTATGGTGTATAGCGGGCTGTGGCCCGAAATTGTCCGCCGTTTTGAAGCGCGTACTGGTTATCAAGTTAAAACCGTTAAATTCGGTATCCGCCCCCAACTGGCAACCAGTCTACGAATGGGCCAAGTTGATTTACTCACCATGCATTCAGGGGATATCACCACAGATTTGGTTGCCGACGGCTATGGCATCAATATGCGCCCTTGGACCCGTAACGATTTGGTTATCTGGGGTCCCAAGAGTGATCCGGCCCATATCCGTGGACTCACCAGCGGCATTGAAGCTGTAAAACGCATCGCGGCGACGCGCAGTAACTGGATTGATTTTCGTGGGATAGGTCCCCGAGAGCTCGGGCATAACCTGTGGCATCAGGCGGGCATCAAGCCACAAGGTGCGTGGGTGCTACAGGATGATCTGCCCGGTGGCCGACAATTAATGACACAGGTGGCGGCAAAAAATGCCTATATCATTACCGGACGCATGCCAGTATTACTGGGTAAATGGCATGCCGATCCGCAAATGGAAATGCTAGTAGACAGCGATCCCACCATGCGTCGCCCCTATATTGTGATGGAAGCCAATCCCGCCCGTCATTCTGATGTGAATAGCGCCGGAGCTAAAGCGTTGGCAGATTTTTTGCTCAGTGATGAAGTTCAGCAATTTCTGCTCACATTCGATGGCCCGGTCAATGATGGTGTCCCTCTGTTTTATCCTGTCTGGCCGACCTTAACTAGATAA
- a CDS encoding rhodanese-like domain-containing protein, protein MMKKLITQFVISLALLSGSGAALAGGGEEMSPAVRHDINPKYVSLTEGEMLYKRGDVYFFDVNTLEIWAEGYIPGAVFFNVQNWRELLPKNKDAEMVFYCANRLCTASAVAAREVMKLGYTHVMQMPDGIYGWRMSGRPFERP, encoded by the coding sequence ATGATGAAGAAGTTAATCACACAGTTTGTAATTTCATTAGCGCTATTAAGCGGTTCAGGCGCGGCATTAGCGGGTGGGGGTGAAGAGATGTCACCGGCAGTGCGCCACGATATCAACCCTAAATATGTCAGCTTGACAGAAGGAGAGATGCTTTATAAGCGCGGTGATGTTTATTTTTTTGACGTAAATACGCTCGAGATCTGGGCTGAGGGATATATCCCGGGAGCGGTTTTTTTCAATGTACAGAATTGGAGAGAGTTACTTCCAAAGAATAAAGACGCCGAAATGGTGTTCTATTGTGCCAACCGTCTGTGTACTGCCAGTGCGGTGGCCGCCCGGGAAGTAATGAAGCTGGGATACACCCATGTGATGCAGATGCCTGATGGTATCTATGGCTGGCGTATGTCTGGCAGACCCTTTGAAAGACCTTAA